Within Epilithonimonas zeae, the genomic segment GATTTGGTTGGCGTTACAGTTTCGGTAATTTTGGCGTATTTATTTTTTGGTTAATAATTTGCCAAACTAAAATCTACAACTAGTCAACTAAAACCTAATCAATGATTCAAGATAAAGACTTTACATTAAGATTAATTCGTCAATTAACCCAAGCTTTAGAAAAACTACTTCTCGGAAAACCGGAAGAAAGTCTGATGCAAAAAGAATTGGATTTCGATTCTTTAATGAAAGATATTTTTAAAATAGACTTCAACGAGTTGTCTTTAAAATCAAAAGAAGAGATTATCGACATAGTAAAAGAAAGAGAATCCAAAGACCATGCAGATTATTACGAGATGCTGGGCAATGTTTTTATGTTCCATTATAGATTAGAGGGAACAAAAGATTTTGCAGAAAAAGCCAAAATATTTTATGAATTGTATCTACAAATCAGCGGAATCTTCGCTTTGCCAATTATCAATAGAATCAACGAATTGCAAGTTGTCTTAAATTAAATTTCAAAATGTTAAATGTAGTTTTAGTAGAACCAGAAATTCCTAATAATACGGGAAATATCGGTCGTTTATGTGTAGGAACAGAAAGTAGATTACACTTGATTCATCCTTTTGGATTTGTCATTAATGATGCTAATTTGAAACGGTCAGGATTAGATTATTGGGTGCATCTTGACGTTACAGAATATCAAAGTGTTGAAGAATGGATGAATGTAATTCCAGACAAATCCCGAGTTTTTCTAATGAGCTCGCACGCCACACATTCGATTTATGACAATGAATTCCAAGATGGAGATTGGCTCGTTTTTGGAAAGGAAAGTTGTGGTTTGAGTCAGGAAGTTTTGAGTTTATTTGACAATCATTTGACCATTCCGATGTCTAAGTTGATTCGAAGCTTCAATATTGCTAATTCTGTGGCATTTGTTGTTGGAGAGGCGAAAAGACAAATCGCATTGAAGTGAGAAATCAAATATCAAAAATATTTTGTTCAAACTTTATTAATAATTTGACATCAGTGTTAAAATAATTTAATTTTGACCGCTTTAGTAGGATTAAAATAAAAAAATTATTCTTTTATTTGTATTTTTGCGCGTTATCGAGAGAGCATTATGATTTTTAAGACAAAAAAAGACACGAAATATAGTTATGTAGAAGCGGGTGAAGGTCATCCAATGGTGCTTTTGCATGGTTTGATGGGCGGGTTGAGCAACTTCGATAAGATGATCAATTTTTATTCGGACAAAGGCTATCAGGTCTTTGTTCCACAATTGCCAATATATGATTTACCTATTCTGAATACCAATTTGGCTTCTATTTCAAAATTTGTAGCGAAATTTATTACAGATGTTATTGGAAAACCGGTAACGATAGTTGGTAATTCTATGGGCGGCCATATTGGTTTGATTCTCACGACTTCTCGTCCGGAACTGGTAAGAAATCTTGTTCTGACAGGTAGTTCTGGTCTTTACGAAAGAACATTCGGAGATAGTTTCCCAAGAAAAAGTGACAAAGAATATATCAAGAAAAAAACTCAGGACGTTTTCTACGACCCGATTGTTGCAACAGATGAGTTGGTAGATGAGGTTTTTGCGGTTGTGAATGACAGAATGAAAGGCATCAAAACCGTGATGTTGGCAAGAAGTGCCATCAAACACAATATGTTGAATGATCTTCCGAAAATCACTTGTCCAACTTGTATTATCTGGGGAAAACAAGATAATGTGACGCCGCCGGAAGTGGCAGAAGATATGCACAAATTCATCCCAAATTCTGAATTGCACTGGATCGATAAATGTGGTCACGCTGCGATGATGGAAAAGCCGGACGAGTTCAATGAGATTCTTTATACTTGGCTGCAAAAAGTAATGTAAGCCAATAATCAATAAAAACTTTTCAGACCATTAAGAATTTGAATTTTTTAATTTTAATAAATTTGATTCTTAATGGTTTTTAAATTATAAAAATATGGTAATCAAAACCGCAGAATTTGTAAAAAGCAGTCAGAAATGGCAGGATTGTCCTGAGCCGACAATGCCGGAATATGCTTTCATCGGACGTTCCAATGTTGGAAAATCTTCTCTCATCAATGCGATGATGAATCACAAAGATCTTGCAAAAACATCTCAAACGCCTGGTAAAACTCAGTTAATCAATAACTTTTTGGTTAATGAAACCTGGTCGCTTACCGATCTTCCTGGTTACGGTTATGCGCGGGTTTCTAAAAGTCTGAGAAAAGATTTTGAGAAATTGATTACCAATTATATTCTTAACAGGAGAAATCTTGTGAACCTTTTTGTTCTTGTAGATATCCGCCATACACCGCAGAAAATCGATTTGGAATTTATGCAATGGCTTGGAGAGAGCAGTGTTCCGTTCTCAATTGTTTTTACCAAAGCGGATAAACTGAAGCCTGGCGCATCAGAGAGAAATGTTGAGGTTTATAAAAACGAATTGCTTAAAACCTGGGAAGATTTGCCAGACCTTTATATTACTTCTGCAGAGAAAAAGGAAGGTGTTGATTTGATTTTAAAATACATCCAGAAAACCAATGACTTTTTGGTTAAAAATAAAGTGAGATTCGATGATTAATGTAGATTGGAAAATCAAAACATTTTCTGAACTTGATACGACGGAACTTTACGAAATCATCAAAGCCAGAATCAATGTTTTTGTAGTGGAACAAGATTGTCCTTATCCAGATTTGGATGATTATGATCAAAAAGCGATTCATCTTTGGGCAGAAAAAGAAGGCGAGGTTTTGGCTTATTGCAGGATTTTTGACAAAGGAATCAAATATCAGGAAACGTCTATTGGAAGAGTAATTACGACGGAAAAGGGTAGAGGAACAGGTTTAGGAAAACAACTGATTTCTTACGCAGTGGATATTATCGAGAATAGATTCCGAACTTCTGAAGTTAGAATTTCTGCTCAGGATTATTTATTGAAGTTTTATTCTGGATTTGGTTTTCAGGAAACGGAGAAAAAATATCTGGAAGATAATATTCCTCATACGGAGATGTTTAGGAAATAAAAAAGAGTCTGAAGTCGCGCTTTAGACTCTTTCTGAAAAATGAAAGTATCTCGATTTGTGTTTTTACGGTTATTAATCTTTGGCAAAGTTAATTACATAAAATCACAATTCTTTACGGGAAAACCGTAAAATTCAAAAAATTTACTTTTTTAAATTATTCCAATATTTTTGCTGGAAGCGATCAATTCCTCGGTGTTTTTCACAGCTAGTGCTAACTTCATGGCATTGATTCTTTTTTCGACACTGCTCAAACTGTTTGGATAGATATTCTTTTCCTGTAGTTTTTTAGGGATGTTTTTTTGTAAAATTCCATCCGATAATAATTTCAACAAAGTAATATCATAGTTGCTGAATTCTATAGTGTTAGCACTTTTTATTGGGAGTTTTAAATTGTGAGAAATGTAGGTGTCTCCGTTGTAAACAGCTTCTATTGCTTTCTTTAATTCTTTGGAGTCAGATCTTGCTTTTTTGACATAAGCATTAATTCCAAACTCTTTGAATAACAAGTCGATAACACCAATTCTGTTTTCTCCGGAAAAAACAATCACTTTCAGTTCCGGATACAAATCCCGGCAACACTTTACCAACTCACGACCATCTTTGATTAATTGTTTCTTATGATCTTCCTCAAAAGAAAGATCGGTAATCAGCATTTCATAAGGAAATTTCGAGGTTAATGATTTTTTCAATTTTTCAAAAGCGTCATCACAATAATAAACGTGATCTACATTAAGAATTGCCAAATCTTCCAATACTTTTTGGACAGAAAAATTACTACTTTCATGATCTTCTGCAATTAATATTTTACTGAACATAAGAACAATGTTTTATTGATAATTTTAAACCTCCCAAGTAACTTCTTTCTATCTTCAATTCTGCATTTATTTGTTCCAAACGAGATTTTATATTACTAAATCCGTTCTTCTCAACAAAATTTTCCGGTAATCCAACACCGTTATCAGAATAAGTGATTTCATAATTATGATTTTCTTTATTGAATCTTAAAATAACCTGCGTCGCAGAACTGTGCTTTTTCATATTAACGAGTAATTCCCGAATAATCTGATAGGTTTCTTCTTTAAATTTAGAACTTAAATGGTCCCAAAAATCCAAATCGTTTCCAATAATAATAATTTTTGTATCCTCATTATCAAAAGAGCTTACCAAACCCAGTATTTTATCCTGAAAATCTTGCTGACTGTTATTGTCATAGGACAGATCACGGGATTTTTCATACATCAATTCCAGCTTGTCCAAAAGTTTTTCTTTAGGCAGATCTTTCTGATTTTCTATAGTTGTCATGACTTCATAAATCCCATTGGCTACAACATCGTGAACTCTTTTTGATAAATCCAATCGCTGTTCCTGCAGTTTGTTATTGGTTTCTAGTAATAATCTTTCTCGCCTTTTTTTAATCCAAAAATAAGTGATAACTACAACGATAAGGAAAACTGAAATTAGAACACTAATAATTATTTTCTGAATCTGAACTTGATATTCGTGAGAAGCGTGTTCTTTTTGGAGAATTAGATTTTCGGTTTTCGCCTTTTCACTATCAAAACGGATCAAAGCGAATTGATTTTTGGCTTTGTTTTGAGCATTAACCAAGCTATCTTGTGTTTTAGAATATTGATCAAAATATTGTTGAGTTTCTGTCCCGTCTGATAGTTTTATTAATGTTTGTAAAGCTTCTAATTCATCAGCAGGATATTGTAACTTTTTAGCCAGTGTCAGCATTTTTTTTGCATAAGACTTCGCTGAATCGGGCTTTTTATTGAGGTAATAAGCTGCCAAATAAGCATATGCCGCATCTTTATCCCAATCATCATCCCAATTCTCGCTTAGTTTTTCTGCCAGTAAATAATTCTTTACAGGGTCGTAATTATTATTCTGAAACCATTTGGATCTGGAATAATTTAATAAAAGTCGCGGATAAAACTCGCTTTTTGAACCAATGCTATCAATGAGTTTTTTGTAAATAGAGATGGCTTTGGTAAAATCTTTTTCATTATGATAAGCAATTGCTAGATTATTGAATAGCATCAATTTATCAACAGGATCTTTTGTGAAAAGTAAAGCTTTATTGTAGAAACGCTTTGCATCATCATAATTTTTTAAATTTCCAGATGCAACCCCCAAATTATTATAGTTGCAAAATAGAGAATAATAATGGGCAGTATCTTTTTCTTTAAGAAATTTGGAGGCAATCAAACTGCTCTCAATACTTCCAAAATTATCACCTGTATTTTCCTGAAGAATGGCCATATTAACAAAGCTTTTGGCCATTCCAAAACTATCTTTTCTCTTTTGAAAAAGGTCTTTACCTTTGTTCAAATAATAGAAAGCGCTGTCTGTCTGATTTTTATCCATCAAAACAAAAGCCTTTTCGTAAAAAGGATTCAGTTCTTTTTTGGGGGAAGTGTCTTTGTGTTGTTCAGTTTTTTCTGTACAGGAAAACAGAATCAACAACAAAAAACAAAAAATTGATTTTTGCAAACTTCATAATTTATTCGAAATTTAAGAAAAAACAGATTATGTTCCAATAATTTAGTATTAAATGACAGGAATGATTAATTTTGTTTAACATCCAATTTTATTAATGTCAATCAACACTTTAGAGCAATATCTTCCGGATAATACGTTTCCTTTTCTCAAAAAATGGTTCTCGGATTATTACATCCACATTAAGATTACAAAGAACCGAAACAGCAAGTTAGGAGATTACAGAAAATTGCCAGACAAATCGCATCAGATAACGGTTAATTCTACTTTAGATAAACAATTATTCTTTTTTGTACTGACACATGAATTAGCTCATCTTATTGCTTTTGAGAAATTTAATTTCAGAATCAGTGCACACGGCAAAGAATGGAAAGATACTTTCCGAGAAATGCTTTTGGAAAGTATTGACATTTATACAGAAGATTTGAAGCCAATTATCAAGAAATTTTCCAAAAACCCAAAAGCCAACTTTATGGCAAGTCCAGAATTAGTACGTTATTTTCACATCGAAAATCCTGAAGAAAATTTTGTTTTTGTTGAGGATTTGTTAATTAATGATGAATTTCACTACAAAGGAGACGATTACAGGTTATTAGAAAAAAAGAAAAAGTTATATCTTTGCGTTCACTTAAAAAACTCAAAAAAATATCTCTTCCGTGCTTTAGCGAAAGTAGAAAAATTAACATTAAATGAAGAACAATAATTATTGCGTTATCATGGCTGGAGGTATCGGAAGTCGATTTTGGCCGATGAGTACCCAGAAATTTCCAAAGCAATTTCACGATATATTAGGAACAGGAAGAACGATGATTCAACAAACTTTTGACAGAATCAGTCAGTTAATTCCTGCAGAGAATATTTATGTTATTACCAATCAGGAATATACGGAATTAACACAACAACAATTACCAAATATTCCGGTAAATAATATCGTTGGCGAGCCTGCGATGAAGAATACTTCGGCGTGTAATCTTTATATGGCCAAAAAAATAGAAGATGCCAATCCTGATGCTAATATCATTGTAATGCCTGCTGATCATCTGATTTTGAAAGAAAAAACTTTTCTTGATAAAGTTGAGTTGGCTTTTGAGTTGGCTTCTAAAAATGATTATTTGATTACATTGGGAATTACGCCAACAAGACCTGATACGGGTTATGGTTACATTCAATTCATCCAAGAGAATGATGAAGTTATTTCTAAAGTAAAAACTTTCACAGAAAAACCGAACCTAGAAATAGCTAAAAGTTTTATAGAATCCGGAGATTTCCTTTGGAACGCAGGAATATTTGTATGGAGTGCAAAAAGTATTTTGTCCGCATTTACAAAATATTTACCTGAAATGTCCAACCAATTCAATGGCTGCGAATACAATACAGAAGCAGAAAAAGAATATATTGATGTGATTTATCCTATCGTTAGCAAGATTTCTATAGACAATGGAATTTTGGAAAAAGCTGATAATGTTTATGTAATTCCAGCAAATATAGGTTGGAGTGATCTTGGAACTTGGACTTCAGTTTACACCAATGCAGACAAAAATGATGACAATAACGCAATAAGTTCTAAAAATGTGTTGACTTACAACTCAAAAGGGAATGTTATTAGAATCAAAAATCAGAACAAAGCTGCAGTAATAGATGGTTTGAAAAACTATATTATTGTAGATACGGAAAAGGCTCTATTGATTTGCCCGAGAGATAATGATCAATTGATAAAAGATTATGTTTTGGATCTAAAAAACCTTAAGAAAGGCGAAAGATTTATGTAATCATTATTATTTCTTAAAAATATTTAACTCTTTGGTTTTCATCAAAGAGTTTTTTTTATTTTTGGTAAAACAAAACACAAATGTTAGTCAAAATTTCCGGTGCCGCCATTCACGGCGTTTCCGCACAGATTATTACTATTGAAGTGAATGTAGATCAAGGCGTTGGTTATCATTTAGTAGGCTTACCAGATAATGCTATCAAGGAAAGTAGTTATAGGATTTCTGCTGCATTGAAGAATTCCGGCTTCAAAATTCCTGGGAAGAAAATTACGATTAATATGGCGCCGGCAGATCTTAGGAAAGAAGGTTCAGCTTATGATATGAGTATTGCTTTGGGGATTCTCGCAGCATCCGATTTGATCAAAGCAGAAAGTCTAGGGGAATATATTATTATGGGAGAGTTGTCTCTTGATGGCGGGCTTCAACCGATAAAAGGTGTTTTACCCATTGCAATCAAGGCCAGAGAAGATGGCTATAAAGGGTTTATTCTTCCAAAACAAAATGCAAGAGAAGCGGCAATTGTCAACAATCTGGATGTATATGGTGTTGAGAATATCAAACAAGTTATTGACTTTTTTAATGACGAAATTCCTTTAGAAAAGTTTGAGATTGATACAAGAAAAGAATTCCAAGATAAAATCGATCATTTTCCATTTGACTTTGATGAAGTTAAAGGGCAAGAAGCAGCCAAACGTGCGATGGAAGTTGCTGCAGCCGGCGGTCACAATATCATTCTGATCGGCTCTCCAGGAAGCGGAAAAACGATGATAGCGAAGAGACTGCCAAGCATTCTTCCGCCTTTGAATTTGAAGGAAGCACTGGAAACTACAAAAATCCATTCCGTAGCTGGTAAAATGGGAGCAGAAACATCACTGATGACAATCAGACCATTCCGCTCACCCCATCATACAATTTCAGACGTTGCACTAGTCGGAGGTGGGAGCTATCCTCAACCAGGCGAGATTTCCTTAGCTCATAATGGAGTTCTGTTTCTGGACGAAATGCCAGAATTCAAACGTGCAGTTCTCGAAGTAATGCGACAACCTTTGGAAGATAGAGTTGTTACCATTTCCCGAGCTAAATTTACTATTGAATATCCTGCAAGTTTTATGCTCGTTGCAAGTATGAATCCAAGTCCAAGTGGTTATTTTCCCGATGATCCTAATAATACTTCATCAGCATTGGAAATGCAGCGTTATATGAATAAACTGTCCGGACCACTTCTAGACAGGATTGATATTCATATCGAAGTTTCAAAGGTTGAATACGAACAATTAGCTGAAAAAAGAAAAGGAGAAAGCAGTCTGAAAATCCGTGAACGGGTTATTGAAGCAAGAAATAAACAAACCGAGAGATTCAAGAATCTTGATATCAATTACAATGCACAGATGGGACCGAAAGAAATAGAAAAATATTGTGAATTGGACGAGTATTCTCAATTATTGCTTAAAACAGCAATGCTAAAACTTAATCTTTCCGCAAGAGCTTATGATAGGATTTTGAAGGTTGCCAGAACCATCGCCGATTTAGAAAACTCAGAAAATATCCAAGGTGATCATATTTCGGAAGCAATACAGTACAGAAGTCTGGATCGTGATTTTTGGAATGCCTAAAAAAAACAAAAACCGTCTGCAAATTATAGACGGTTTTTAAATCATTTATTTCTTGATGATTTTAATAGTTTTTTTATTCTCACCGTCATATAATATCAAAATATAATTACCATCTTTAAGTGAGCCAAGGTTTACATTGCTTTTATTATTTTCCACATCAAAAATTTTAATTAAGTCTCCAGCTAAATTATAAATGTAGGCTCTATTATTAATAGCATTTTCGATGTATAATATATCCGTTACAGGATTTGGATATGAAAAAACATTTTTTTCTGTATAATCCTTAATATCAAGATTTGGCGTGTTGTTTAAACGTGCTAACTTGTTCTTTTCTACAGAGTTGAAAGTTGTAAAGCCGCCTCCGATTAGTATTTTATTGTCAGCCTGCAATGTAATATCAAGAATATTACTATTTGTACCTGTTCCAACATTAAAAGAGCTATCTAAAGATCCATTTGTATTCAGACGAATAAGACTTCCTAGTGAAGAACTGTTATATGCGGTAAAATCTCCACCAACAAGTATTTTTCCATCTGGCTGTGGAATTACACAGTAAACAGTACCATTCGCCCCATTTCCTGTATTGAAACTTGTATCCAAAGTACCATTTGAATTGAGACGAGCAATACGATTTATTGATGTTCCATTGTATGTTGTAAAATAGCCGCCAATGATAATTTTTCCATCTTTTTGTAATGCAATACTACTTATTGTACTTGAGCCATTTCCTAAAAAATTAGTGTCTAAAGTTCCATCATAATTTAATCTTGCAATGGATCTAGCTGTGATATTATTGAATGTGGAAAAATCTCCTGCGATGAGAATTTTGCCATCAGTTTGTAAAATAATATCCTCAATGTTGCTGTTGGCACCAGTGACATAATTGAAACTTGCATCCAAACTACCATCAGTATTCAACCGGGCAATACGATTTCGGGATATCCCATTATATGTTGTAAAGTAACCAGCAATTAAAATTTTTCCATCTGGAAGTACTATAATACTATTGATAATATCATTCGCTCCATTACCTGGATTAAAAGAAGTATCTAAAGAGCCATCAATATTCAGACGAGCTATACGATTCATAGAAACCCCGTTAAATTTTGAAAAATATCCACCAATTAGAATTTTCCCGTCAGGCTGAACAGCAGAAGTATGTATTTGCTGATCTGATCCCGAAGATGGATTAAAGCTTGGATCTAAATTTCCATCAGAATTTAAACGAACAATATTGTTTCTGCTAATATTGTTGTAAAAATTAAATCGACCAGAGACCAGTATTTTATTGTCAGGTTGTACAGTTATACCAAGAACTAAGCCATCGATACCAACATTTGTAGCATTAAAAGTATTATCAAGACTACCATCTTGGGATAATAGCTTTACAGAAATGAAAAAGAAAAAAATAAATTGTAAATGTTTTTTCATTGAATATAAAAGTTTTTGTTTTTAAATATAACCAATATAATTGAATGCCATAAAATCTAATCCTGAATATTTCAGAACATTCCTCCTTCAATCGGATTTTCAAAAAAAGTATCGATTTCCAACTTTCCGGATTTTGAAGCAGTCACGGCTAATTGATCACAAATTTCATTTTCAGGATGACCTGCGTGTCCTTTAATCCAATGAAATTTAGGTTGATGAAGCTGATAGAGTTTATAGAAAGCTTTCCAAAGATCAGGATTTTTTACGTTTTTCCAACCTCGTTTGATCCAACCGTAAATCCATTTTTGGTTAATGGCATCTGCAACATATTTGCTGTCGGTGTAGATATGGACATCATTGTCAGACGTTCTCAGATTACCAAGAGCAACAATAACTGCCATCAATTCCATTCGGTTGTTGGTAGTTTTTCGGAAGCCTTTGGAGTAGGTTTTCTGATATTTCTTTTCCGGAACACGCATTAAGATTCCATAACCGCCAGGTCCGGGATTTCCACTGCAGGCACCGTCTGTAAAGATTTCGATTCTCAAATTAGAAAAAAATTAATGATTAATTGTTGTTTGGTACTCAAATCAATTATCAACTATTATTTATCAATCATTACATTAAAAAGGCATATCATCATCGTCATCATTCATCGCAGAACCAGAAACCTGATTATTACCAGGAATTCCAAACGCCGAATGTGGATCACTTGTAATGGTAATTCTGTCAAATCCAGACGGTTCGTCTTTTTGACCAAAATTGGAAGGTGTGTATTCGTAATTGGTTCCAAGGTCGGCAAATTTACCAATGTTCTTGTGGAAGGCTAAACGAACATCTGCCGTTGCACCATTTCTATGTTTAGCAATGATGATTTCTGCTTGATTTTCTGTACTGGTTTCTGCACCATCTTCGTCGTTATCCCAAACCGCAATCTTATAATATTCCGGACGGAAGATAAAAGACACGATATCCGCATCCTGCTCAATGGCTCCGGATTCCCTCAGGTCAGAAAGCATTGGTCTTTTTCCGGGTCTTGTTTCCACGGTTCTGGAAAGCTGAGAAAGTGCAATTACCGGAACGTTCAATTCTTTTGCAATTGCTTTTAGTGAACGCGAAATCATTGCAATTTCCTGTTCTCGGTTTCCGCCTCCTTTTCCGGAACTAGCTGTCATCAGCTGGAGGTAATCGACCATAATTATCTTAACACCGTGCTGCATTACCAATCTTCGGCATTTTGCTCGGAAGTCGAAGATAGAAAGCGAAGGCGTCTCATCAATAAAAAGTGGGGCATTTTCCAATGCGGAAACGTTGGTGAATAACCTTTGCCATTCATCATCAGACATTTGTCCTTTTCTTAATTTCTCGGAGGAAATCCCCGTTTCGGAAGAAATCATTCTTGTAATCAACTGGACAGATGC encodes:
- the dnaB gene encoding replicative DNA helicase; the protein is MAEKETLSSLIHGNFAKELSISDGKMPPNALDFEKIVIGTFLIDRKGLDHSIDLLTPNVFYDPRHQTIFASILKLYESNSPIDLMTVIQDLKKNEKLNLAGGDHYIIDLTMGVSSSAHIEYHVRVILEKFILRSLINVSANVIDSSYKESTDVFELLDKAEQSFFEITNGTIKKGFDTANSLVKEAIDKIKSLKDKEGLSGVPSGFTALDKETGGWQNSDLIIIAARPAMGKTAFILSMARNICVDHNIPMALFSLEMASVQLITRMISSETGISSEKLRKGQMSDDEWQRLFTNVSALENAPLFIDETPSLSIFDFRAKCRRLVMQHGVKIIMVDYLQLMTASSGKGGGNREQEIAMISRSLKAIAKELNVPVIALSQLSRTVETRPGKRPMLSDLRESGAIEQDADIVSFIFRPEYYKIAVWDNDEDGAETSTENQAEIIIAKHRNGATADVRLAFHKNIGKFADLGTNYEYTPSNFGQKDEPSGFDRITITSDPHSAFGIPGNNQVSGSAMNDDDDDMPF